Proteins from a single region of Phycisphaeraceae bacterium D3-23:
- a CDS encoding pilus assembly protein: protein MQVTADIPTALANAAPASQAWWWETLTSGPAVTCLAIAGVCVLLLVFMGWRLRRTSPSRAGGGPSNESGVATIEFVLVAPFLLTVTLILIQTMLVFTGLFYVNYSAYAAARSAIVYIPANIGADGPNVLTPIEGGFKFDHIRAAAIIAVMPVSGQEEGDLQMATTLVSGLHRYYSAQGQTAPGWVDNLAEGRLNYAEQHTTVTVQSVNALDDGTVLFSDVTGQVNFGPKEAIAVQVRHEFALTVPVASQLFRLSGSRSDGANSGSYSPQSRTNNGSPPPPGTWTVIRARAILTNEGIDRTLPDPPRVPRR, encoded by the coding sequence ATGCAGGTGACCGCCGACATCCCGACCGCGCTGGCCAATGCCGCGCCTGCCTCGCAGGCGTGGTGGTGGGAGACGCTCACCAGCGGCCCGGCCGTGACCTGCCTCGCGATCGCTGGGGTTTGTGTGTTGCTGCTGGTGTTCATGGGCTGGCGTCTTCGGCGGACCTCCCCGTCCCGGGCGGGTGGCGGACCCTCCAACGAGTCGGGCGTCGCGACGATCGAGTTTGTCCTGGTCGCGCCGTTCCTGTTGACGGTGACGCTGATCCTGATCCAGACGATGCTCGTCTTCACCGGGCTCTTCTACGTCAACTACTCTGCCTATGCGGCTGCGCGTTCGGCGATCGTCTACATCCCCGCAAACATCGGCGCGGACGGGCCCAACGTGCTCACGCCGATCGAGGGCGGGTTCAAGTTTGACCACATCCGCGCCGCCGCGATCATCGCCGTGATGCCCGTGTCGGGGCAGGAAGAGGGCGACCTGCAGATGGCCACGACGCTGGTAAGCGGTCTGCACCGCTACTACAGCGCGCAGGGCCAGACCGCGCCGGGCTGGGTCGACAACCTCGCCGAGGGGCGGCTGAACTATGCCGAGCAACACACGACGGTGACGGTCCAGTCGGTCAACGCGCTCGACGATGGCACGGTGCTGTTTAGCGACGTTACGGGCCAGGTGAACTTCGGCCCGAAGGAAGCGATCGCGGTGCAGGTCCGCCACGAGTTTGCGTTGACGGTGCCGGTCGCGTCGCAGCTGTTCCGCCTGTCGGGCAGCCGAAGCGACGGCGCGAACTCGGGCAGCTATAGCCCACAGTCGCGCACGAACAATGGCTCGCCCCCGCCGCCGGGGACATGGACCGTGATTCGTGCGCGGGCTATTTTGACGAATGAAGGCATCGACCGGACCCTGCCTGACCCGCCGCGCGTCCCGCGCCGCTGA
- a CDS encoding peptide-N-glycosidase F-related protein: protein MRVCWWCVLLFAVMAGPIVAAQPEADAAEGPPRFNGTPVYVSGSGGERIGGTSAVPTDVPPPSVSVSGVTPEDIAAGVFDPGDTLEMLMAWRYTHQTNTAVFGLWERGGYETVDVRFLLRAGVGGLGGAVALLPTQGFGESGPIDALPEGFSWDEPNLPGALAVAFDTHNPPSGNWFNAMGNIYDRPQREVSLHFDGVEIANVLSDVDFAVGIEGEEDEDEGFHAVHLRVEHATGGGYVTVLIDEQAVIGRRFVAGLMPYEHRLGFGASSSDFAAPFDIRAIAYEVGSPARERAEPTRAMLIDKAVVHAGNREPMSQAALPEIDPAQTGRIIATLTLDPGPGGCDPWDKKGAVYIFDAAGERFELLRFITPYGRPYEWKIDVTDYATLLSGDIAAGLFVDTWMSGETPETTPGWTISVALDFYPGTPEREVVAIENLWTGEPEYGNPAAPMQAFFEDKTLTLPEGATGGFVRLMVTGHGMHPATYNAGEFMPADRTLVVNRTERHGDLLWREDCYLNPCRPQGGTWKFDRAGWAPGAMVLPWEIGLGEAFAEGREATLGYVPMAYENLARDQAQATHWVESQVFYTR from the coding sequence ATGCGCGTTTGCTGGTGGTGTGTTTTGTTGTTCGCGGTGATGGCGGGGCCGATCGTGGCCGCGCAGCCCGAGGCCGATGCGGCGGAGGGGCCACCGCGGTTTAACGGGACGCCGGTGTATGTGAGCGGGTCGGGGGGCGAGCGGATCGGCGGGACCAGCGCCGTACCGACGGACGTGCCGCCGCCGAGCGTGTCGGTGTCGGGGGTGACGCCGGAGGACATCGCCGCGGGCGTGTTTGACCCGGGCGACACGCTCGAGATGCTGATGGCCTGGCGCTACACGCACCAGACGAACACGGCGGTGTTTGGGCTGTGGGAGCGCGGCGGGTACGAGACGGTCGATGTGCGGTTCCTGCTGCGGGCGGGCGTGGGCGGGCTTGGCGGTGCGGTGGCGCTCTTGCCGACTCAGGGGTTTGGCGAAAGTGGTCCGATCGATGCGCTGCCCGAGGGGTTTTCGTGGGACGAGCCGAATCTGCCCGGCGCTTTGGCGGTGGCGTTTGATACGCACAACCCGCCGTCGGGCAACTGGTTCAACGCGATGGGCAATATCTACGATCGGCCGCAGCGCGAGGTGTCGTTGCACTTTGATGGTGTCGAGATCGCGAACGTGCTGAGCGATGTCGACTTCGCCGTGGGGATCGAGGGCGAGGAAGACGAGGACGAAGGTTTCCATGCCGTACACCTGCGTGTCGAGCACGCGACCGGTGGCGGGTATGTGACGGTCCTGATCGATGAGCAGGCCGTGATCGGTCGGCGGTTTGTGGCGGGGTTGATGCCCTATGAGCACCGCCTGGGTTTTGGCGCGAGCAGCAGCGACTTCGCCGCGCCGTTTGATATTCGCGCGATCGCGTACGAGGTCGGTTCCCCGGCCCGTGAGCGCGCCGAGCCGACGCGGGCGATGCTGATCGACAAGGCCGTGGTGCACGCCGGCAACCGTGAGCCGATGTCGCAGGCGGCGCTGCCCGAGATCGACCCCGCGCAGACCGGGCGTATCATCGCGACGCTCACGCTCGACCCAGGCCCGGGCGGGTGTGACCCGTGGGACAAGAAGGGCGCGGTCTACATCTTCGACGCGGCGGGCGAGCGTTTCGAGCTGCTGCGTTTTATCACGCCCTACGGCCGGCCTTACGAATGGAAGATCGACGTCACGGACTACGCGACACTGCTGTCGGGCGACATCGCCGCAGGCTTGTTTGTCGATACGTGGATGTCGGGCGAGACGCCTGAGACGACGCCGGGCTGGACGATCAGCGTGGCGCTCGATTTTTACCCCGGGACGCCCGAGCGAGAGGTGGTTGCGATCGAGAACCTCTGGACCGGCGAGCCGGAGTACGGCAACCCTGCCGCGCCGATGCAGGCGTTCTTTGAGGACAAGACGCTGACGCTGCCCGAAGGCGCGACCGGCGGGTTTGTCCGGCTGATGGTAACGGGCCACGGTATGCACCCCGCGACGTACAACGCCGGGGAGTTCATGCCCGCCGACCGGACGCTGGTCGTCAACCGCACCGAACGTCATGGCGACCTGCTCTGGCGTGAGGACTGCTACCTGAATCCGTGCCGGCCCCAGGGCGGGACGTGGAAGTTCGACCGCGCGGGCTGGGCCCCGGGCGCGATGGTCTTGCCCTGGGAAATCGGGCTGGGCGAGGCGTTTGCCGAGGGCCGGGAGGCGACGCTGGGGTATGTCCCGATGGCGTATGAGAACCTGGCGCGTGACCAGGCGCAGGCGACGCACTGGGTCGAATCGCAGGTGTTTTACACGCGATAA
- a CDS encoding HesA/MoeB/ThiF family protein, giving the protein MDQKLPKQPADALTDEERATYEWQIWSPGFGEEGQRRLKNSTVLISRCGGLGSVVAYELAAAGVGHLVIAHGGDVKHSDLNRQLLMTHDWLGKPRIETIERRLKDLSPRLKVTPIGENVSDANAEQLVGLADVVVDAAPMFEERFAMNAAAIAQGKPVVECAMYDLEATITTLSPEGRPCLRCLVPEVPAAWKRQFPVFGAVSGTVGCMGAMEAVKLLSGIGEPLIGRMVRLNLREMKFRTVKTYADPTCVVCGSR; this is encoded by the coding sequence ATGGATCAGAAACTCCCCAAACAACCCGCCGATGCGCTCACCGACGAAGAACGCGCGACGTATGAATGGCAGATATGGTCGCCCGGCTTCGGCGAAGAAGGCCAGCGTCGCCTGAAGAACAGCACGGTCCTCATCTCACGCTGTGGCGGGCTGGGGAGTGTTGTGGCTTACGAACTCGCAGCCGCGGGGGTCGGGCACCTGGTCATCGCGCACGGGGGGGATGTGAAACACTCCGACCTCAACCGGCAGCTCCTGATGACCCATGACTGGCTGGGCAAGCCGCGCATCGAGACGATCGAGCGCCGGCTCAAAGACCTTAGCCCGCGTTTGAAGGTCACACCGATCGGCGAGAATGTTAGTGATGCCAACGCCGAGCAGCTCGTCGGGCTGGCGGATGTCGTGGTGGATGCGGCGCCGATGTTCGAGGAGCGGTTCGCGATGAACGCCGCGGCGATTGCACAGGGCAAGCCCGTCGTCGAGTGCGCGATGTACGACCTGGAGGCGACGATCACCACATTGTCGCCTGAGGGTCGGCCTTGCCTGCGGTGTTTGGTGCCGGAAGTCCCGGCGGCTTGGAAAAGGCAGTTCCCGGTGTTCGGCGCGGTGAGCGGGACGGTGGGGTGCATGGGCGCGATGGAGGCGGTGAAGCTGCTCTCGGGCATCGGCGAGCCGTTGATCGGTCGGATGGTCCGGCTGAACCTGCGGGAGATGAAGTTCCGCACGGTAAAGACGTATGCCGACCCGACGTGCGTAGTATGTGGTTCCCGATAA
- a CDS encoding ATP-binding cassette domain-containing protein, whose product MIEVKGLAISLPGFALKDIALAVPDNAYAILMGKTGCGKTTLLEAVCGLRKVGAGTITLHGRDITRAKPGERGIGYVPQDGALFPTMTVNDQLAFAMQLRKWDKQKQKQRIDELAELLGIAHLLKRKPRGLSGGERQRVALGRALAFRPEVLCLDEPLSALDEDTRGRMIDLLKRVQQHEHVTALHITHSSSEARQLGTHVLRLVEGKVEFFNHEGAKGTKEGK is encoded by the coding sequence ATGATCGAGGTCAAAGGGCTTGCGATCTCGTTGCCCGGCTTTGCGCTGAAGGACATCGCGCTGGCCGTGCCCGACAACGCCTACGCGATCCTCATGGGCAAGACCGGCTGCGGGAAGACGACGCTGCTCGAAGCCGTCTGTGGCCTGCGTAAAGTCGGCGCGGGCACGATCACCCTGCACGGCCGAGACATCACGCGGGCCAAGCCCGGCGAGCGCGGCATCGGTTACGTCCCGCAGGACGGCGCGCTGTTCCCGACGATGACGGTCAACGACCAGCTCGCGTTCGCGATGCAGCTGCGCAAGTGGGACAAACAAAAACAGAAGCAGCGCATCGATGAGCTCGCCGAGCTGCTGGGGATCGCGCACCTGCTCAAGCGCAAGCCGCGCGGTTTGTCGGGCGGGGAGCGGCAGCGCGTCGCGTTGGGCCGTGCGTTGGCGTTTCGGCCGGAGGTGCTGTGTCTGGATGAGCCGCTCAGCGCACTCGACGAAGATACGCGCGGCCGAATGATCGACTTACTGAAGCGCGTCCAGCAGCACGAACACGTGACCGCTTTGCACATCACGCACAGCTCGTCGGAGGCGAGACAACTCGGCACGCACGTGCTACGGCTGGTGGAGGGAAAGGTCGAATTTTTTAACCACGAAGGCGCGAAGGGCACGAAGGAAGGCAAGTAA
- a CDS encoding ABC transporter permease gives MPEPDATPTNDTPRSGTAQRRVRGDVPFFAAMVAVGSAYLLLIVAMLWADWRFTSLAEIGKALRDDDIRFSIALSLITCTISAILSIWVAVPIGYLMSRYRFPGKKLIDTVLDIPIVLPPLVIGISLLILFQTPAGRWLDGAFSDLMKLIGADGIRGITYEIPAVILAQFTVAAAFATRTMRVTFEQIDPRPERVALTLGAGHATAFSRVALPQSYRGMTAAFTLAWARSLGEFGPILIFAGTTRMKTEVLSTSVYLEFSIGNIHGAVAVSMLMVALAMVVLLVTRLLGVGREVV, from the coding sequence ATGCCCGAACCCGACGCCACGCCGACGAATGACACGCCGCGAAGCGGGACCGCGCAGCGCCGTGTGCGGGGCGATGTCCCGTTCTTCGCGGCGATGGTCGCGGTCGGCAGCGCGTACCTGCTGCTCATCGTCGCGATGCTCTGGGCCGACTGGCGGTTCACGTCGCTGGCCGAGATCGGCAAGGCGCTACGCGACGACGACATCCGCTTCTCGATCGCGCTGTCGCTCATCACCTGCACGATCTCCGCGATCCTCTCGATCTGGGTCGCCGTGCCGATCGGCTACCTGATGTCGCGCTACCGGTTCCCGGGCAAGAAACTGATCGACACGGTGCTCGATATCCCGATCGTCCTGCCCCCGCTTGTGATAGGGATCTCGCTGCTGATCCTGTTCCAGACGCCGGCCGGCCGCTGGCTCGACGGCGCGTTCAGCGACCTGATGAAACTCATCGGTGCGGACGGCATCCGCGGGATTACGTATGAGATCCCCGCAGTGATCCTGGCGCAGTTCACGGTCGCGGCGGCGTTCGCGACGCGGACGATGCGCGTGACGTTCGAGCAGATCGACCCGCGCCCCGAGCGCGTCGCGCTGACCCTGGGCGCGGGCCACGCCACGGCCTTCTCGCGCGTCGCGCTGCCCCAGTCCTACCGCGGGATGACGGCCGCGTTCACCCTCGCCTGGGCGCGGTCGCTGGGCGAGTTTGGCCCGATCCTCATCTTCGCGGGTACGACACGCATGAAGACCGAGGTGCTCTCGACGAGTGTGTACCTTGAGTTCTCGATCGGCAACATCCACGGCGCGGTCGCGGTGTCGATGCTCATGGTCGCGCTGGCGATGGTCGTGCTGCTCGTGACACGATTGCTCGGCGTCGGTCGGGAGGTGGTGTGA
- a CDS encoding extracellular solute-binding protein yields MRSRGAANTAVVLVLASAVVLFVLVIAALALRGEAPLIQPGDDRANGEPLRLYCAAGVRPTVQKILDDYEARYGVKVEVHAHGSGTLFGQIKTEHELGTAPDLYLSAEDSYFDEGRDAGILAEVLPIGTQRPVLIVAPGNPKNITSLADLADPANGIDFGIANEGAAVGKKTRAIAEAMGIRDALVQNRKTEQETVVALVDAVRVGALDAAVVWDTIAAMTDGVEVVQDPHRAFGQHVSHIGVAVVSTCERPAEALRLARFITAHDEGLANFERDGFDVVEGDKWDELPTVVFYSGSMFRAVFEDTIAEFAEREGVRIDVQWAGCGKLVAQMDALLESGADPDDFPSAYLACDVQFYDSIRERGGERIFGQPTIVSENDIVIAVAKGNPHGIESPEDLLQPGVRLGVCHPTDSALGRLTQAMLSSDRFDNIYGRVQDAKAVEVDTGPTLISQIMTGGLDAVIAYRSNILSSPANTEALDIIEIDDGGAGLARAVQPWSVAEMSEHKQLMGRLFEVLSSEQSRARFEGAGFHWRDPR; encoded by the coding sequence GTGCGATCACGCGGCGCGGCGAATACCGCCGTCGTTTTGGTCCTCGCCTCCGCCGTGGTGCTCTTTGTGCTGGTAATCGCCGCTCTCGCGCTGCGCGGCGAAGCGCCGCTGATCCAGCCTGGCGACGATCGTGCGAACGGCGAACCGCTCCGGCTCTACTGCGCGGCCGGCGTCCGCCCGACGGTCCAGAAGATCCTCGACGACTACGAAGCGCGCTACGGCGTCAAGGTCGAGGTCCACGCGCACGGCTCGGGCACGCTCTTTGGTCAGATCAAGACCGAGCACGAACTGGGCACCGCCCCCGACCTCTACCTCTCGGCCGAGGACAGCTACTTCGACGAAGGCCGAGACGCGGGCATACTCGCCGAGGTCTTGCCCATCGGCACGCAGCGGCCCGTCCTCATCGTCGCCCCGGGCAACCCGAAGAACATCACCTCGCTCGCCGACCTCGCCGACCCCGCGAACGGCATCGACTTTGGCATCGCCAACGAGGGCGCGGCCGTGGGCAAAAAAACCCGTGCGATCGCCGAGGCGATGGGTATCCGCGACGCCCTGGTGCAGAACCGCAAGACCGAGCAGGAGACGGTGGTCGCGCTGGTCGATGCGGTGCGCGTCGGCGCGCTTGACGCGGCCGTGGTCTGGGACACCATCGCGGCGATGACCGACGGCGTCGAGGTCGTTCAAGACCCGCACCGAGCGTTTGGCCAACACGTCAGCCACATCGGCGTCGCCGTGGTCAGTACCTGCGAACGCCCGGCCGAGGCGCTCCGGCTGGCGCGCTTCATTACGGCCCACGACGAGGGGCTCGCCAACTTCGAGCGAGACGGGTTTGATGTTGTCGAGGGTGACAAGTGGGACGAGCTCCCGACGGTGGTGTTCTACAGCGGCTCGATGTTCCGCGCCGTGTTCGAGGACACGATCGCCGAGTTTGCAGAGCGCGAGGGCGTCAGGATCGACGTGCAGTGGGCCGGCTGCGGCAAACTTGTGGCGCAGATGGATGCGCTGCTGGAGAGTGGTGCAGACCCCGACGACTTCCCCTCGGCCTACCTCGCCTGTGATGTGCAGTTCTACGATTCGATCCGGGAGCGCGGCGGCGAGCGCATCTTCGGCCAGCCCACCATCGTCTCCGAGAACGACATCGTCATCGCTGTCGCCAAGGGCAACCCGCACGGCATCGAGTCGCCCGAAGACCTGCTCCAGCCCGGCGTCCGACTGGGGGTATGCCACCCGACCGACTCCGCGCTGGGCCGGCTGACGCAGGCCATGCTCTCGTCCGACCGGTTCGACAACATCTACGGCCGGGTGCAGGACGCCAAAGCCGTCGAGGTCGACACGGGGCCGACGCTCATCAGCCAGATCATGACCGGCGGGCTCGATGCGGTGATCGCCTACCGCAGCAACATCCTGTCGAGCCCGGCCAACACCGAGGCGCTCGACATCATCGAGATCGACGACGGCGGGGCGGGGCTCGCCCGCGCGGTGCAGCCGTGGTCGGTTGCGGAGATGTCGGAGCACAAGCAGCTGATGGGTCGTTTGTTCGAGGTCTTGAGCAGCGAGCAAAGCCGGGCGCGTTTCGAGGGGGCCGGGTTCCACTGGCGCGACCCGCGGTAG
- a CDS encoding ABC transporter ATP-binding protein, translating into MNDAMIQLDAVSHRYDGKHGRVDALADVSLSFAPGELALVTGPSGSGKSTLLLAVGAMRRPTSGAVSVHGTDLYAMSAAGRARFRAERIGFVFQTLNLIPYLSAVENVLLAAPPEQQKQRATRDRAETLLAELGLADRMRHKPGELSQGERQRAAIARAMLNQPKVILADEPSGNLDPDNAHAAFAALRAFADAGGTALVATHSTLHDDAADRVVTLRGGVVAPGTGQPVEHIHP; encoded by the coding sequence GTGAACGATGCGATGATCCAACTCGACGCGGTGTCGCACCGCTACGACGGCAAGCACGGCCGAGTCGATGCGCTCGCCGACGTCTCGCTTTCGTTTGCGCCCGGTGAGCTCGCGCTGGTCACCGGCCCCTCGGGCTCGGGCAAATCCACGCTCCTGCTCGCAGTGGGCGCGATGCGCCGCCCCACCTCGGGCGCGGTCTCGGTCCACGGCACCGACCTCTACGCCATGAGCGCCGCCGGCCGCGCACGATTCCGCGCGGAGCGCATCGGCTTTGTGTTCCAGACGCTCAACCTGATCCCGTATCTCTCGGCCGTGGAAAACGTCCTGCTCGCCGCGCCCCCGGAACAACAAAAACAGCGGGCGACGCGTGACCGGGCCGAAACGCTCCTCGCCGAGCTGGGATTGGCCGACCGTATGCGCCACAAGCCCGGGGAGCTTAGCCAGGGTGAGCGCCAACGCGCCGCCATCGCGCGGGCGATGCTGAACCAGCCCAAGGTCATCCTCGCCGACGAGCCCTCGGGCAACCTCGACCCTGACAACGCACACGCCGCCTTCGCCGCGCTCCGCGCTTTCGCCGACGCCGGCGGAACGGCCCTCGTCGCGACCCACTCGACGTTGCACGATGACGCCGCCGACCGCGTCGTCACCCTGCGCGGCGGAGTGGTGGCCCCCGGAACCGGGCAGCCCGTAGAACACATACACCCCTGA